Proteins from a genomic interval of Crassostrea angulata isolate pt1a10 chromosome 7, ASM2561291v2, whole genome shotgun sequence:
- the LOC128157496 gene encoding heat shock 70 kDa protein 12A-like, with product MASASDGVVPRKHRLFVAAIDFGTTYSGYAFSSKDGWEKEPLKINSNVWNAGTKRLLSSKAPTTLLLNPDKSFLSFGYDAETEYSDMAENGKNFQSYYYFDCFKMLLHDNKSLCRDTEIKDATGKLLKAMHVFSLSIKFLRDHLFESLGDKFTGIQEEDIHYVLTVPAIWDYNAKQFMREAAVKAGISEKQLSIALEPETASIYCQHLQLARQTDKSGASFLDVVKTGTTFMVVDLGGGTTDITFHERCKGGNLKEIHQPIGGPWGGRDINEAFFALISELLGKDVFDEFKKNALDEFLELQRDFETRKRSIFSQKSETINMSLGYSLFKLVKEARKTDSVDDIISKNPKYAGKITARKQKVQIPADIFISLFLPTIGKIIAHIKKIMKEHSVSIDYILMVGGFAECDIVQKEFKSAFSDIKVIIPEEAGLAVLKGAVMYGHMPQIITTRVARHTYGIQSWPEFDARKHPVSKRVVIDGVARCKDVFFKYVTIGQEITPGYKRSQFFQVLKPDENTLECTIFASWEKDPKFITDESCFKLGTLTVPLPQQRSSEPLEIEETMVFGMTELHISARDTVNNRIYKDALINVLDK from the exons ATGGCTAGTGCTAGTGATGGCGTGGTGCCTCGCAAACATCGACTGTTTGTGGCTGCCATCGACTTCGGTACGACTTACTCGGGGTACGCCTTTTCATCAAAAGACGGTTGGGAGAAAGAGCCTCTAAAGATCAACTCAAATGTCTGGAATGCAGGAACCAAACGTCTGCTGTCTTCAAAAGCACCGACCACTCTTTTGCTAAACCCTGACAAGAGCTTCCTATCCTTTGGATATGATGCCGAGACAGAGTATTCAGATATGGCGGAAAATGGCAAAAATTTCCAGTCCTACTACTATTTCGATTGCTTTAAGATGTTACTTCATGAcaataaa AGCTTATGTCGAGATACGGAGATAAAAGATGCAACAGGTAAGCTCCTGAAAGCTATGCATGTGTTCAGTCTGTCAATCAAGTTCCTTCGAGACCATCTTTTTGAAAGCCTCGGCGACAAGTTTACGGGTATACAGGAAGAAGATATACACTACGTCTTGACAGTTCCCGCAATTTGGGACTACAACGCAAAACAATTTATGAGGGAAGCAGCAGTCAAG GCTGGTATATCGGAGAAACAATTATCCATAGCTCTGGAACCGGAAACTGCGTCCATTTACTGTCAGCATCTGCAACTTGCCCGTCAGACAGATAAGAGTGGAGCATCATTCCTTGATGTCGTTAAAACAGGAACAACGTTTATGGTTGTGGATCTTGGAG GTGGAACCACTGATATTACATTTCACGAACGCTGTAAGGGAGGCAACCTAAAAGAAATCCATCAGCCCATAGGGGGGCCATGGGGAGGACGAGATATCAACGAGGCTTTCTTTGCTTTGATATCAGAATTATTGGGGAAAGATGTTTTCGATGAATTCAAGAAGAATGCATTGGATGAATTTCTTGAATTGCAGAGAGATTTTGAAACGAGAAAACGTTCAATCTTTTCTCAAAAATCTGAAACTATTAATATGTCGCTTGGGTATTCCTTGTTTAAGTTGGTCAAGGAAGCCAGAAAAACGGACTCTGTCGATGACATCATCAGTAAAAATCCGAAATACGCCGGGAAAATTACCGCAAGAAAACAAAAAGTTCAAATTCCTGCAGATATTTTTATCTCCTTATTCCTTCCTACTATCGGTAAAATAATAgcacacataaaaaaaataatgaaggaACATTCTGTTTCGATCGACTATATTTTAATGGTCGGTGGATTTGCTGAGTGTGATATTGTTCAAAAAGAATTCAAAAGTGCATTTTCTGatataaaggttataatacCGGAAGAAGCGGGACTGGCCGTTCTAAAGGGTGCTGTGATGTACGGCCACATGCCACAAATAATAACAACAAGGGTAGCCCGGCACACGTACGGAATTCAAAGCTGGCCGGAATTTGATGCAAGGAAACATCCTGTTTCTAAAAGAGTTGTCATCGATGGTGTAGCCAGATGTAAGGACGTCTTCTTTAAGTATGTAACCATTGGACAAGAAATCACTCCAGGGTACAAACGTTCTCAGTTTTTCCAAGTCCTAAAACCAGATGAGAACACACTGGAGTGTACAATATTCGCCTCCTGGGAGAAAGATCCGAAATTTATCACGGACGAGTCCTGCTTCAAGCTTGGAACACTTACGGTCCCTCTGCCACAGCAGCGATCCAGTGAGCCTCTTGAAATCGAGGAAACAATGGTGTTTGGGATGACTGAATTACACATTTCTGCGAGAGATACAGTTAATAACCGTATATATAAGGACGCTTTAATCAACGTTCTCGACAAATAA
- the LOC128193222 gene encoding heat shock 70 kDa protein 12B-like codes for MAAASSPKPSTCNKLFVAAIDFGTTYSGYAFSSKSEWTKVQTNVWPSSNQMSSKTPTALLLNEDETFNSFGYDAEKNFAEIAEEGDDSYKDFYYFHRFKMLLHNCKNLHRNICIDDMTRKRMEAHKVFTHSIKFLVDTLFDKLKGAVPDILLDDIHFVLTVPAIWDDPSKQFMREAAIAAGIKANQLSIALEPEAASIYCQHIPTEVDVSGNTSFLRTAKQGTKYMIVDLGGGTADITVHLRSGEGTLDEVRPASGGPWGGKSVDDRFEKFLGEVIGNDLVEDLKQNFMEDYLDLFREFESKKRNIATVKTGKVHMKIPLTVQSLVKKNLKKSVPDVLKESSYAESVHFANMKLHMSVDIFKDLFKPTIEGIVKHLKEVFMEKNVQGVETILMVGGFSECELVQKAIKDNFKDKKVIIPEDPGLAVLKGAVYYGHVPKTIGRRVARYTYGIQSWPEFDPNKHPEAKKVQIGTKFRCRDVFFKYVTKGELLTPGYRRSQIFQALKPDEECLECAIYVSDEEDPVYVDDESCRRLGTLRVPLPRVSTGCSLEIEETMIFGDTELEVQARDIYTNQQCEVSFDLLSNNVVQNGN; via the exons ATGGCTGCCGCAAGTTCACCAAAACCGTCCACCTGTAACAAACTATTTGTGGCTGCCATCGATTTCGGCACCACCTATTCAGGTTATGCTTTCTCCTCAAAATCGGAATGGACGAAGGTGCAAACGAATGTGTGGCCTTCTTCAAACCAGATGTCCTCGAAAACTCCCACTGCCCTTCTGCTAAATGAAGACGAGACCTTCAACTCTTTCGGCTATGACGCGGAGAAGAATTTTGCAGAGATAGCTGAGGAGGGGGACGATAGCTATAAagacttttattattttcatagatTTAAGATGCTTTTGCACAACTGCAAG aaCTTGCACCGGAACATCTGCATTGACGATATGACAAGAAAACGAATGGAAGCTCACAAAGTTTTCACCCATTCCATCAAGTTCTTGGTTGACACTCTATTTGACAAATTGAAGGGGGCTGTTCCAGACATCTTGCTGGATGACATCCACTTTGTCCTGACTGTACCGGCCATATGGGATGACCCATCCAAACAGTTCATGAGGGAGGCAGCTATCGCT GCTGGAATTAAAGCCAACCAGTTGTCTATAGCCCTTGAACCAGAGGCTGCCTCCATCTACTGCCAACACATACCCACAGAGGTCGATGTGTCCGGTAACACCTCCTTCCTCCGGACCGCCAAACAGGGCACCAAGTACATGATAGTGGACCTGGGAG gTGGGACTGCAGACATTACTGTACATCTGAGGTCCGGCGAGGGGACACTGGACGAAGTGAGGCCAGCCAGCGGGGGCCCCTGGGGAGGAAAATCTGTGGATGACAGGTTTGAAAAGTTCTTAGGAGAGGTCATAGGAAATGACCTTGTGGaggatttaaaacaaaatttcatggAAGATTATCTAGATTTATTCCGTGAGTTTGAGAGCAAGAAAAGGAACATAGCAACTGTTAAGACTGGGAAAGTTCACATGAAAATACCTTTAACTGTGCAATCTTTGgtgaagaaaaatttgaaaaagtcagTGCCAGATGTTTTGAAAGAATCAAGTTATGCAGAATCTGTTCATTTTGCAAATATGAAACTGCACATGtctgttgacatttttaaagatttattcaaacCTACTATTGAAggaattgtgaaacatttaaAAGAGGTATTtatggagaaaaatgtacaggGAGTGGAGACTATTTTAATGGTAGGTGGTTTTTCAGAATGTGAACTGGTCCAAAAAgcaataaaagataattttaaagataaaaaagtgATAATTCCTGAAGATCCAGGACTTGCTGTGTTAAAAGGGGCAGTGTATTATGGTCATGTTCCAAAGACAATTGGACGCCGTGTCGCCAGATACACTTATGGCATTCAGAGCTGGCCTGAATTCGACCCAAACAAACACCCTGAAGCTAAAAAGGTGCAGATTGGCACAAAATTTAGATGTCGAGATGTGTTTTTCAAGTATGTGACCAAAGGTGAACTGTTGACCCCTGGCTATCGAAGGTCGCAGATCTTCCAGGCGTTAAAACCCGACGAGGAGTGTTTGGAGTGTGCTATTTATGTTTCAGATGAAGAAGATCCAGTGTATGTGGATGATGAATCCTGTAGGAGACTTGGAACTCTCCGAGTTCCCTTACCTAGAGTATCCACGGGATGTTCCCTGGAAATTGAAGAGACCATGATTTTCGGAGACACGGAACTGGAAGTGCAAGCTCGTGATATATACACCAATCAGCAGTGTGAAGTTTCCTTTGATCTACTGAGTAACAATGTGGTTCAAAATGGAAACtga
- the LOC128192580 gene encoding uncharacterized protein LOC128192580: MKKELREQQNEDEAEETKDREKEEISVSTQEFDIICEFIIPVKEQCIRLLGKIVGTLLFLVIAVTMLLWKRSSDYASVDQLVMFVFVFLLPKVVEYCCKDPNESQTRDLKSKVKELLCRFENGDSVKFGHADFDKTNSVVCLWKSLCTIGSDAKEQEKDTTTDKSSCV, translated from the coding sequence ATGAAGAAAGAACTAAGGGAACAACAAAACGAAGACGAAGCCGAGGAAACCAAAGATCgggaaaaagaagaaatatcaGTATCCACTCAAGAATTCGATATCATCTGTGAGTTCATAATCCCTGTCAAAGAGCAATGTATTCGGCTGCTAGGAAAAATAGTTGGAACACTTCTATTTCTGGTGATCGCAGTCACAATGTTGTTGTGGAAAAGATCCAGCGACTATGCCAGCGTTGATCAGTTGGTGATGTTCGTATTCGTCTTTCTCCTGCCCAAAGTCGTCGAGTACTGCTGCAAAGATCCGAACGAAAGTCAGACAAGGGATTTAAAATCCAAGGTTAAAGAGCTTTTGTGTAGATTTGAGAACGGTGACTCCGTGAAATTTGGTCATGCGGACTTTGATAAGACGAATTCCGTGGTGTGTCTCTGGAAATCGCTTTGTACAATAGGATCTGACGCGAAAGAACAAGAAAAAGATACGACGACAGACAAAAGCAGTTGTGTATAA
- the LOC128155448 gene encoding heat shock 70 kDa protein 12A-like, which produces MASASVGVVPRQHRLFVAAIDFGTTYSGYAFSTKDDWEKEPLKIFFNNWNAGNLLSRKASTTLLLKPDKSLSSFGYDAETKYADMIEDKENFEDYYYFHCFKMLLHNNKKLRRDTEIKDATGKPLKAMHVFSQSIKFLRQKLFESLEEKFTDIQKDDIHYVLTVPAIWDDNAKQFMREAAVKAGILEKQLSLALEPETASIYCQQLQQTRQTDEGGASFLDVAETGTRFMVVDLGGGTTDITFQERCIDGKLREIHRPMGGPWGGRNINEAFFAFIEEIFKEDVLDKFKKVYMDDYLHMERQFETKKRAFTSESGVVKIPFPLSLIELAKAIWKTDSVDEIMNKNSKYAGKVKTETQKFHIPKDVFISLFLPTVDNIIAHIQKIVEDNSVSFNYILLVGGFAECNIVQKRFDDTFNDKKVIIPEEAGLAVLKGAVLYGHMPQIIATRVARHTYGIESYPKFVDGKHPVSKRVVIDGVARCKDVFFKYVTIGQEITPGYKLSQDFQILNLENNTLECTIFASWEKNPKFITDESCFKLGTLTVPLPKQRSSEPLNIEERMVFGETDHELHFFVRDKINNRTYDGDFFNLLDN; this is translated from the exons ATGGCGAGTGCTAGTGTTGGCGTGGTGCCTCGCCAACACCGACTGTTCGTGGCTGCCATTGACTTCGGTACGACTTACTCGGGGTACGCTTTTTCAACAAAGGACGATTGGGAGAAAGAGCctctaaagattttttttaacaactggAATGCAGGAAACCTACTGTCTAGAAAAGCATCGACCACTCTTTTGCTAAAACCCGACAAGAGCTTAAGTTCGTTTGGATACGATGCCGAGACAAAATATGCAGATATGATCGAAGATAAGGAGAATTTCGAAGACTATTACTACTTCCACTGCTTTAAGATGTTGCTTCACAATAATAAA AAATTACGTCGAGATACGGAGATAAAGGATGCAACAGGGAAACCCCTAAAAGCTATGCATGTGTTCAGTCAGTCCATCAAGTTCCTTCgacaaaaactttttgaaagCCTAGAAGAAAAGTTTACGGATATTCAAAAAGATGATATACACTACGTCCTGACTGTTCCCGCAATTTGGGATGATAACGCAAAACAATTCATGCGAGAAGCAGCAGTAAAG GCTGGTATATTGGAGAAACAATTATCTTTAGCTCTGGAACCGGAAACTGCGTCCATTTACTGTCAGCAACTGCAACAAACGCGTCAAACAGATGAAGGAGGGGCATCATTCCTCGATGTCGCAGAAACAGGAACAAGGTTTATGGTGGTGGATCTTGGAG GTGGGACCACTGATATTACGTTCCAAGAACGCTGTATAGACGGCAAACTGAGGGAAATTCATCGGCCCATGGGTGGACCCTGGGGAGGGAGAAATATCAACGAGGCTTTCTTTGCTTTCATAGAAGAAATATTTAAGGAAGATGTGCTCGATAAATTTAAAAAGGTCTATATGGACGATTATCTTCATATGGAAAGACAATTTGAAACCAAAAAACGTGCCTTTACCTCAGAATCTGGAGTTGTCAAAATACCATTTCCGCTGTCTTTGATCGAGTTGGCAAAAGCAATCTGGAAAACGGACTCTGTTGATgaaataatgaacaaaaattcGAAATACGCAGGGAAAGTAAAAACCGAAACGCAAAAGTTTCATATACCCaaagatgtttttatttcattatttcttcCTACTGTGGATAATATAATAGCCCATATTCAAAAGATTGTTGAAGACAATTCTGTTTCATTTAACTACATTTTATTGGTCGGTGGTTTTGCTGAATGCAATATTGTTCAAAAACGATTTGATGATACATTTAACGATAAAAAGGTAATCATACCGGAAGAAGCCGGACTGGCCGTTCTAAAGGGCGCTGTTCTGTACGGCCATATGCCACAAATAATAGCAACAAGGGTAGCCCGGCACACGTACGGAATTGAAAGCTATCCAAAATTCGTTGACGGGAAACATCCTGTTTCCAAAAGAGTTGTCATCGATGGTGTAGCCAGATGTAAGGATGTCTTCTTTAAATATGTAACCATTGGACAAGAAATCACTCCAGGGTACAAACTTTCTCAAgattttcaaatcttaaacctAGAAAATAACACACTAGAGTGTACAATATTCGCCTCTTGGGAGAAAAATCCGAAATTTATCACGGACGAGTCCTGCTTCAAGCTTGGAACACTTACGGTCCCTCTGCCAAAGCAGCGATCCAGTGAGCCTCTTAATATCGAGGAAAGAATGGTGTTTGGGGAAACTGATCATGAATTGCACTTTTTTGTGAGAGATAAAATCAATAACCGTACATATGATGGCGATTTCTTTAACCTTCTGGACAATTGA